Proteins encoded within one genomic window of Brachybacterium sp. P6-10-X1:
- a CDS encoding glycoside hydrolase family 25 protein: MPRFTPEQVRRRQIVAGALAVILIVVLGGCTAVVIGAVRGGGEEPVPQRAPFEADDAAMEVATTGSDARAVENLPGGITLGEDEVMGIDVSSHQDEIDWEKVASDGFAFAYIKATEGAGYTDPSFAANWDGASAAGITPGAYHYFTLCSSGEEQAEDFLAAAPPDDSALPPALDLEFDGACEERPGGVDAQAEIDAFTAKVEEAWGRRLLIYSSSEWRSHYGLPVTEPRPDWLFSAGGRPPQADWAVWQLRFDGAVSGIEGGVDIDVARIEQLREGSEIPEGGGAIAHEVGEQ, encoded by the coding sequence GTGCCCCGATTCACTCCTGAGCAGGTCCGGCGCCGACAGATCGTCGCCGGCGCCCTGGCAGTGATCCTGATCGTGGTCCTCGGCGGCTGCACCGCCGTCGTCATCGGTGCCGTTCGCGGCGGGGGAGAGGAGCCCGTCCCGCAGCGCGCGCCCTTCGAGGCCGACGACGCCGCGATGGAGGTCGCCACCACCGGCTCCGACGCCCGCGCCGTGGAGAATCTCCCCGGCGGCATCACGCTCGGCGAGGACGAGGTGATGGGCATCGACGTCTCCTCCCACCAGGACGAGATCGACTGGGAGAAGGTCGCCTCCGACGGGTTCGCCTTCGCGTACATCAAGGCCACCGAGGGGGCCGGGTACACCGATCCGTCCTTCGCGGCGAACTGGGACGGAGCCAGCGCCGCCGGCATCACCCCCGGCGCCTATCACTACTTCACCCTGTGCTCCTCGGGCGAGGAGCAGGCCGAGGACTTCCTCGCCGCCGCGCCCCCGGACGACTCCGCGCTCCCGCCCGCGCTCGACCTCGAGTTCGACGGCGCCTGCGAGGAGCGTCCCGGCGGGGTCGACGCACAGGCCGAGATCGACGCGTTCACCGCGAAGGTCGAGGAGGCCTGGGGCCGGCGCCTGCTCATCTACTCCTCGAGCGAATGGCGCAGTCACTACGGCCTCCCGGTCACAGAACCGCGGCCCGACTGGCTGTTCTCCGCAGGCGGCCGCCCGCCGCAGGCCGACTGGGCCGTGTGGCAGCTGCGCTTCGACGGGGCGGTCTCGGGGATCGAGGGCGGCGTCGACATCGACGTGGCCCGGATCGAGCAGCTGCGTGAGGGCTCGGAGATCCCGGAGGGCGGGGGCGCGATCGCCCACGAGGTCGGCGAGCAGTAG
- a CDS encoding glutamine amidotransferase: MKPFVQIASRPEDDVALTERASVLSFSGLDEDELIWARLDRDPFPDLHAEDISGIILCGSPFTVSDPAGSKSAAEKRAEAEVFRILDRIIAEDIPFLGACYGIGTLGTHQGAVIDRLHGEPLGAIEVSLTAAGREDPLVLEAGLSGTFTGLVGHKEAVRTLPEHATALATGGTAPVQMFRVGTRQYATQFHPELDIPSIIERARVYRDHGYFSPDEMEDIFLALRSRTADEPPRLLRAFAQLFAR; this comes from the coding sequence GTGAAACCGTTCGTGCAGATCGCCTCCCGCCCCGAGGACGACGTCGCCCTCACGGAACGAGCGTCCGTGCTGTCCTTCTCCGGCCTGGACGAGGACGAGCTGATCTGGGCGCGGCTGGACCGCGATCCCTTTCCCGACCTGCACGCGGAGGACATCTCCGGGATCATCCTGTGCGGCAGCCCCTTCACGGTCTCCGACCCCGCCGGGTCCAAGTCCGCAGCGGAGAAGCGGGCCGAGGCCGAGGTCTTCCGGATCCTGGACCGCATCATCGCGGAGGACATCCCGTTCCTCGGTGCCTGCTACGGCATCGGGACCCTGGGGACCCATCAGGGCGCCGTCATCGATCGCCTCCACGGGGAGCCGCTGGGCGCCATCGAGGTCTCCCTCACCGCTGCCGGACGGGAGGACCCGCTGGTGCTCGAGGCGGGGCTGAGCGGCACCTTCACGGGCCTCGTCGGACACAAGGAGGCCGTGCGCACCCTGCCCGAGCACGCGACCGCGCTCGCCACCGGGGGCACCGCACCGGTGCAGATGTTCCGTGTCGGCACCCGGCAGTACGCCACCCAGTTCCATCCCGAGCTCGACATCCCCTCGATCATCGAGCGGGCCCGTGTCTACCGCGACCACGGGTACTTCTCGCCCGACGAGATGGAGGACATCTTCCTCGCCCTGCGCAGCCGCACCGCCGATGAGCCGCCGCGGCTGCTGCGCGCCTTCGCCCAGCTGTTCGCTCGCTGA
- a CDS encoding serine hydrolase has product MTTAPTDAAISRGAVLDVAACLPQWLETARHLRQQSGMQAAIWHDGELVAEVAVGEADLGAGIALRPTHRLRIASHSKMATAMTIMRLRELGHLRLDDALGDHVGELVGSSVADRTLRDLLSHAAGLTRDSDDARWWRLGTRFPDRAQLLEIARTSAVKAEAGAHLQYSNIGYGLLGLVIEAITGSSFAEAVDELVLAPVGVEGIGPDLPVDAAGPEAADGFAAGHTSLLHGPRRPVDQVPTRALAAATGFWANAGAIATFAGRTLAGGDLLSSTSVREMRRRVWTLQDGRHYGLGLQEGRLHGFTVVGHSGGFPTGLSRTWVAPAERLVVSVIGTAVDAPSSELAVGILGLLALSAGRPAPQAETWEQPGAQGGGSDGRPRPAPLSRQPSVEVSGVASALTAAEVAGIVAGTYDSLWGRTRLAVLGGRLYALDDAAADPASSALELTVGRVRADPIVPGAEAVELATWGDPGYDSWAEPVLARLAAPDEGGTPRCTALVRTGQVQTPSADFAMPQRVTAP; this is encoded by the coding sequence ATGACCACCGCACCCACCGATGCCGCGATCTCGCGCGGGGCCGTCCTCGACGTCGCCGCCTGCCTGCCGCAGTGGCTCGAGACCGCGCGCCACCTGCGACAGCAGTCCGGAATGCAGGCAGCGATCTGGCACGACGGGGAGCTGGTGGCGGAGGTCGCCGTCGGGGAGGCAGACCTGGGAGCGGGGATCGCGCTGCGTCCGACGCATCGGCTGCGGATCGCCTCGCACTCGAAGATGGCCACGGCGATGACGATCATGCGGCTGCGGGAGCTGGGGCACCTGCGGCTGGACGACGCCCTCGGCGATCACGTCGGCGAGCTCGTCGGCTCCTCGGTCGCGGACCGCACGCTGCGTGACCTGCTCTCCCATGCCGCGGGTCTGACCCGTGACTCGGACGACGCGCGCTGGTGGCGGCTCGGGACCCGGTTCCCGGATCGTGCGCAGCTGCTCGAGATCGCCCGCACGAGCGCGGTGAAGGCCGAGGCGGGGGCGCACCTGCAGTACTCGAACATCGGCTACGGGCTGCTGGGACTGGTCATCGAGGCGATCACGGGATCGTCCTTCGCCGAGGCGGTCGACGAGCTGGTGCTGGCGCCCGTCGGCGTCGAAGGGATCGGCCCCGACCTGCCGGTCGATGCGGCGGGCCCGGAGGCGGCCGACGGATTCGCCGCCGGGCACACCTCGCTGCTGCACGGCCCACGGCGCCCGGTGGACCAGGTTCCGACGCGGGCGCTGGCCGCCGCCACCGGATTCTGGGCGAACGCCGGGGCGATCGCCACCTTTGCGGGACGGACCCTGGCCGGGGGCGATCTGCTGTCGTCGACGTCGGTGCGGGAGATGCGCCGGCGGGTGTGGACCCTGCAGGACGGCCGGCACTACGGGCTGGGACTGCAGGAGGGGCGCCTGCACGGCTTCACGGTGGTGGGGCATTCCGGCGGGTTCCCGACGGGCCTCTCGCGCACCTGGGTGGCACCTGCGGAACGCCTGGTCGTCAGCGTGATCGGCACGGCGGTGGATGCCCCGAGCTCGGAGCTGGCCGTGGGGATCCTGGGGCTGTTGGCGCTGTCGGCCGGCCGACCGGCGCCGCAGGCGGAGACCTGGGAGCAGCCGGGCGCCCAGGGCGGCGGCTCCGACGGCAGGCCGCGCCCTGCACCGCTGAGCCGGCAGCCCTCGGTGGAGGTGTCCGGGGTGGCCTCGGCACTGACCGCGGCTGAGGTCGCCGGGATCGTGGCCGGCACCTACGACTCGCTATGGGGGCGGACTCGGCTGGCGGTGCTCGGCGGACGGTTGTACGCGCTCGACGACGCCGCGGCCGATCCGGCCTCGAGCGCCCTCGAGCTGACGGTGGGCCGAGTGCGCGCCGATCCGATCGTGCCCGGAGCGGAGGCGGTGGAGCTCGCCACCTGGGGTGATCCGGGATACGACTCCTGGGCCGAGCCCGTGCTGGCCCGACTCGCTGCGCCCGACGAGGGCGGGACGCCGCGATGCACGGCGCTGGTGCGGACCGGTCAGGTGCAGACGCCCAGCGCGGACTTCGCGATGCCGCAGCGGGTGACGGCGCCATGA
- a CDS encoding aminoglycoside phosphotransferase family protein → MAGFLLPPLLAEARDPGVVAWRAGLPGIVEDLLAEWSLSVAEPFSPRGSAAWVAPVHRDGDGRDLVLKVAWAHEESRDEALGMAAWQGRGAAEVLHSELRGHTSVLLMEQVRPGTPLAQLLTWPERDEVVTGLLRRMWVPPSELLPVSEAAGLRPLSQMCAWWADEAQGRADRARAEQAQTERAQAEQARARLDETRAHADSRPEHGPPRHDPLLPTELVDHGLALFRSLPREWDGEQVLLATDFHPSNVLARGRGEAQDWVVIDPKPYVGDPHYDLLQHMLNDPDRLVARPGEFADRMAGLTGLDPARARRWLFARCVQESGVMDGAAQAALRLEADGVE, encoded by the coding sequence GTGGCGGGGTTCCTCCTGCCGCCGCTGCTGGCCGAGGCCCGGGATCCCGGTGTCGTCGCCTGGCGGGCGGGGCTTCCAGGGATCGTCGAGGATCTCCTCGCAGAGTGGTCGCTGTCGGTCGCGGAGCCCTTCTCCCCCCGTGGTTCGGCCGCATGGGTCGCGCCGGTGCATCGTGATGGTGACGGTCGGGATCTGGTGCTCAAGGTCGCCTGGGCCCATGAGGAGTCGCGGGACGAGGCGCTCGGGATGGCGGCGTGGCAGGGACGCGGCGCGGCCGAGGTGCTGCACAGCGAACTGCGAGGGCACACGTCGGTGCTGCTCATGGAGCAGGTGCGGCCGGGGACGCCGCTCGCCCAGCTGTTGACCTGGCCGGAGCGGGACGAGGTGGTGACCGGTCTGCTGCGGCGGATGTGGGTCCCGCCGAGCGAACTGCTCCCGGTGTCCGAGGCGGCGGGCCTGCGCCCCCTGTCTCAGATGTGCGCCTGGTGGGCCGACGAAGCGCAGGGTCGGGCCGATCGGGCGCGGGCCGAACAGGCTCAGACCGAACGGGCGCAGGCCGAACAGGCGCGGGCGCGACTCGACGAGACTCGGGCGCACGCCGATTCCCGGCCGGAGCACGGGCCCCCTCGACATGACCCCCTGCTCCCGACCGAGCTCGTCGACCACGGCCTGGCGCTGTTCCGCTCGCTTCCTCGGGAGTGGGACGGGGAGCAGGTGCTGCTGGCGACCGACTTCCACCCGTCCAATGTGCTGGCCCGTGGCAGGGGCGAGGCGCAGGATTGGGTGGTGATCGATCCGAAGCCGTACGTCGGCGATCCCCACTACGACCTGCTGCAGCACATGCTCAACGACCCTGATCGTCTGGTGGCCCGGCCGGGCGAGTTCGCTGACCGGATGGCGGGGCTGACCGGGCTGGACCCTGCGCGGGCTCGACGCTGGCTGTTCGCGCGGTGCGTGCAGGAGTCAGGCGTCATGGACGGTGCAGCGCAGGCGGCGCTGCGATTGGAGGCCGACGGCGTGGAGTGA
- a CDS encoding HNH endonuclease, translating to MSITKDAPDAAEEFPSSSWSPEGVRAGGVEGLAQLLGDVGHLLEELAKDPGDLFETRGMTRSSVVHLMHSEQVIRGAQDALEARTVVALDAVTRRDRTDAAHDEAAHEGSAVPSSKVLGEQAHGIARRDHSLITRCSPSAAGSSLASARRLVASMPTMFTALATRKVSAQVAYAVSGATSVLDDDQRREVDAILGERLPFLDAAGVRQWRAEVATAITELDPEGAAVRHQQARKERSLTLTPGQHGMANLTAHVPAIDAALMHKRISLEAERRRAEGADEGHGALAADALVDTVLGRDGAMESVELDVGVIITDRALFRPDAGDAAQITGYGPVPAEAVRAQLRAATAPPKDADQDPLGAEGPEARAVIRRLYTHPTTGELVAVESRARAFPPAMARFLTWRDTSCRGPFCNAQSRQSDHITPYARGGPTTADNGQDTCGHCNQKEENTLRVERVDDPEQPGHRVAWTGHSGVTRMTSPRPLVRPARPVGTRPDGVGPDGVSPDGEGSDGVGAFDVIPDGDTVIDGVDGPGPAGITSGADGTVSPDDRADRDSFPGLTHRPSRSSRRTRADRERARRLLTDRAPRRRISRDGKSTSDSTALATEAQRRAGYSGPRTRGTRARRRGPTRRDADDDAP from the coding sequence ATGTCGATCACGAAGGACGCCCCGGATGCCGCAGAGGAGTTCCCCAGCTCCTCGTGGTCGCCGGAGGGTGTGCGCGCGGGCGGCGTCGAGGGCCTGGCGCAACTGCTGGGGGACGTCGGGCACCTCCTCGAGGAGCTCGCGAAGGATCCCGGCGACCTGTTCGAGACGCGGGGGATGACTCGCAGCAGCGTGGTGCACTTGATGCACTCCGAGCAGGTGATCCGTGGGGCGCAGGACGCGCTGGAAGCGCGCACGGTGGTCGCGCTCGACGCCGTCACGCGTCGCGACCGGACGGATGCCGCCCACGACGAGGCCGCCCACGAGGGCTCCGCCGTCCCCTCCTCGAAGGTTCTGGGCGAGCAGGCGCATGGGATCGCACGCCGGGACCATTCGCTCATCACCCGCTGCTCCCCGTCCGCGGCGGGCAGCTCGCTGGCCTCGGCGCGGCGGCTGGTGGCGTCGATGCCGACGATGTTCACGGCGCTGGCGACCCGGAAGGTCTCCGCACAGGTCGCGTACGCGGTCTCCGGGGCGACCTCGGTGCTCGACGACGACCAGCGCCGCGAGGTCGACGCGATCCTGGGTGAGCGGCTGCCGTTCCTCGATGCCGCCGGGGTGAGGCAGTGGCGGGCGGAGGTGGCCACGGCGATCACCGAGCTGGATCCCGAGGGCGCCGCCGTGCGACACCAGCAGGCGCGGAAGGAGCGGAGCCTGACGCTCACTCCGGGACAGCACGGGATGGCGAACCTGACCGCGCACGTCCCGGCCATCGATGCCGCCCTGATGCACAAGCGGATCTCCCTGGAGGCCGAGCGCCGCCGTGCCGAGGGCGCCGACGAGGGTCATGGCGCCCTTGCTGCGGATGCCCTGGTCGACACCGTGCTGGGGCGCGACGGCGCGATGGAATCCGTAGAGCTCGACGTCGGCGTGATCATCACCGACCGCGCTCTGTTCCGCCCCGATGCCGGGGACGCGGCCCAGATCACGGGCTATGGCCCGGTGCCGGCCGAGGCCGTACGGGCTCAGCTGCGTGCGGCCACCGCGCCGCCGAAGGACGCCGACCAGGACCCCCTGGGGGCCGAAGGTCCTGAGGCGCGGGCGGTGATCCGCCGCCTGTACACGCATCCCACGACGGGGGAGCTGGTGGCCGTGGAATCCCGCGCGCGAGCGTTCCCGCCGGCGATGGCCCGCTTCCTGACCTGGCGCGACACCTCGTGCCGGGGCCCGTTCTGCAACGCTCAGAGCCGTCAGAGCGACCACATCACCCCGTACGCCCGAGGCGGACCCACCACCGCGGACAACGGGCAGGACACCTGCGGTCACTGCAATCAGAAGGAGGAGAACACCCTCCGCGTCGAGCGAGTCGACGATCCCGAGCAGCCCGGGCACCGCGTGGCCTGGACAGGCCACTCGGGCGTCACCCGGATGACCTCACCGCGGCCGCTCGTACGGCCGGCGCGACCGGTCGGCACGAGGCCCGATGGCGTGGGCCCTGATGGCGTGAGCCCCGATGGCGAGGGCTCCGATGGCGTGGGAGCCTTTGACGTGATTCCCGATGGCGACACCGTCATCGACGGCGTAGACGGGCCGGGCCCCGCCGGCATCACGAGCGGAGCCGACGGGACGGTGAGCCCCGACGACCGGGCGGACCGCGACAGCTTCCCCGGCCTCACCCATCGTCCTTCTCGGTCGTCGCGCAGGACGAGAGCTGATCGCGAGCGCGCCCGTCGACTCCTGACGGACCGTGCCCCGCGTCGGAGAATCTCCCGCGACGGGAAGAGCACGAGCGACTCGACCGCCCTGGCCACCGAGGCACAGCGGCGTGCCGGGTACTCCGGCCCCCGGACGCGGGGCACGAGGGCACGGCGACGGGGGCCGACCCGCCGGGATGCTGACGACGACGCGCCTTGA
- a CDS encoding glutathione peroxidase, producing the protein MTTLADFTATTITGKDKDLADDVGSVVLVVNTASKCGFTPQYAGLQDLYARFHEKGLTVLGFPCDQFMHQEPGSDAEIAEFCSINFGVEFPMFAKVEVNGEGAHPLYQWLTGAHGDIPAEPIGWNFTKFLIGRDGRVRGRYASDVEPADLAADIEKELARAA; encoded by the coding sequence ATGACGACTCTCGCCGACTTCACCGCGACCACGATCACCGGGAAGGACAAGGACCTCGCCGACGACGTGGGCTCCGTCGTGCTGGTGGTCAACACCGCCAGCAAGTGCGGCTTCACCCCGCAGTACGCGGGACTGCAGGACCTCTACGCGCGCTTCCACGAGAAGGGCCTCACCGTCCTCGGGTTCCCCTGCGACCAGTTCATGCACCAGGAGCCGGGCAGCGACGCGGAGATCGCCGAGTTCTGCTCGATCAACTTCGGCGTCGAGTTCCCCATGTTCGCGAAGGTCGAGGTGAACGGCGAGGGTGCGCATCCGCTGTACCAGTGGCTCACCGGTGCGCACGGGGACATCCCGGCCGAGCCGATCGGCTGGAACTTCACCAAGTTCCTCATCGGGCGCGACGGACGGGTGCGAGGACGCTACGCCTCGGACGTCGAGCCCGCCGACCTCGCGGCGGACATCGAGAAGGAGCTGGCCCGGGCGGCGTGA
- a CDS encoding serine hydrolase: MDPQITRRTGMTAAALASATTAVGLPAAAFAAGDPAPHKDTPARRSARSAPSWSRGEPHRHPWDRGGPGRSLRAVSPQSVGLDAAELEELPGVVRAGLEFDPPRFSGASVLVASQAGIAYEHADGYALRWKKAGEQLPEQQWIPARTDTIYDLASISKIFTATSVLQLVEQGALALDDTVASHLPTFAAGGKEQVTVQHLITHTGGLPAFINLYSAYPDVPSRIEAALTVPPDAPPGTAYVYSDLGLIALGLVVEKLSGQGLDEYVHEHITAPLGMTDTMYNPPASLRARIAATEYEAYYEELVHGRVHDENAYSLGGVAGHAGVFSTARDLAVFAQMFLGGGRYGNARILQRQTVQEMYTDRIAEITGVGGARRGLGPELEAWYYHAGLTSPYSGTHTGFTGTSLVIDPLTDTIVIMLANSVHPTREWSSTSVTRREVSTCVAHALGVVPAALRGGWHAGDEDAITATLSAGAELPAAGAEGGTGGGSGGGASGSGSGHEGTGPHLRLDLFAHLETAYDVLTVEASADQGATWVPLAGTLEARHQEPIEVTEGEITGWGRRRRWDGTFALVDGEEPMGGEVEIRLTLRTDRSTRGLGAWVGRIRISDGSEDVLDTDRPGDREQVVADGWTREG; this comes from the coding sequence ATGGACCCCCAGATCACCCGTCGGACGGGCATGACCGCCGCTGCCCTGGCCTCCGCGACCACCGCCGTCGGCCTCCCCGCAGCCGCCTTCGCCGCAGGCGACCCGGCGCCGCACAAGGACACTCCCGCGCGACGGTCCGCCCGCTCCGCCCCGAGCTGGAGCCGCGGCGAGCCGCACCGCCATCCCTGGGACCGCGGGGGCCCCGGTCGCAGCCTGCGCGCGGTGTCGCCGCAGTCCGTCGGCCTCGACGCCGCGGAGCTGGAGGAGCTTCCCGGGGTCGTCCGGGCGGGCCTGGAGTTCGATCCACCCCGCTTCTCCGGGGCGTCCGTGCTGGTCGCCTCCCAGGCGGGGATCGCCTACGAGCACGCCGACGGGTATGCGCTGCGCTGGAAGAAGGCCGGCGAGCAGCTGCCCGAACAGCAGTGGATCCCGGCCCGCACCGACACGATCTACGACCTCGCCTCGATCTCGAAGATCTTCACGGCGACCTCGGTGCTGCAGCTCGTCGAGCAGGGGGCGCTGGCGCTCGACGACACCGTCGCCTCCCACCTGCCGACCTTCGCCGCGGGTGGTAAGGAGCAGGTCACCGTCCAGCACCTGATCACCCACACCGGCGGGCTGCCCGCCTTCATCAACCTCTACTCCGCCTACCCCGATGTGCCCTCGCGGATCGAGGCCGCCCTCACGGTACCGCCCGACGCGCCGCCCGGCACGGCCTACGTCTACAGCGACCTGGGTCTGATCGCCCTGGGGCTGGTCGTCGAGAAGCTCTCGGGACAGGGGCTGGACGAGTACGTCCACGAGCACATCACCGCCCCGCTCGGGATGACCGACACCATGTACAACCCGCCGGCCTCGCTGCGTGCGCGCATCGCCGCGACCGAGTACGAGGCGTACTACGAGGAGCTCGTGCACGGCAGGGTCCACGACGAGAACGCCTACTCCCTCGGCGGCGTCGCCGGACACGCCGGCGTGTTCTCCACGGCGCGGGACCTGGCGGTGTTCGCGCAGATGTTCCTGGGCGGCGGACGCTACGGGAACGCCCGGATCCTCCAGAGGCAGACCGTCCAGGAGATGTACACCGACCGGATCGCGGAGATCACCGGGGTCGGAGGGGCGCGTCGCGGGCTCGGCCCCGAACTGGAGGCCTGGTACTACCACGCGGGCCTGACCAGCCCCTACAGCGGCACCCACACCGGGTTCACGGGGACATCGCTGGTCATCGACCCGCTCACCGACACCATCGTCATCATGCTGGCGAACTCCGTGCATCCCACGCGCGAGTGGTCCTCCACCTCGGTCACCCGCCGCGAGGTCTCCACCTGCGTGGCGCACGCTCTCGGTGTGGTGCCCGCGGCGCTGCGCGGAGGCTGGCACGCCGGGGACGAGGATGCGATCACCGCGACGCTGAGCGCTGGGGCGGAGCTGCCGGCCGCAGGAGCAGAGGGCGGCACGGGCGGCGGATCCGGGGGTGGCGCGTCCGGTTCCGGCTCGGGACATGAGGGCACCGGGCCTCACCTGCGGCTTGACCTCTTCGCGCATCTCGAGACCGCGTACGACGTGCTGACGGTCGAGGCCTCCGCGGATCAGGGCGCCACCTGGGTACCGCTGGCCGGGACGCTCGAGGCCCGGCACCAGGAGCCGATCGAGGTGACGGAGGGGGAGATCACCGGCTGGGGCCGACGCCGGCGCTGGGACGGCACGTTCGCGCTGGTGGACGGCGAGGAGCCGATGGGTGGAGAGGTTGAGATCCGCCTGACGCTGAGGACCGACCGCTCCACCCGTGGCCTCGGGGCCTGGGTGGGCCGGATCCGGATCAGCGACGGATCCGAGGACGTGCTGGACACGGATCGGCCCGGGGACCGCGAGCAGGTCGTGGCCGACGGATGGACGCGGGAGGGCTGA
- a CDS encoding prolyl oligopeptidase family serine peptidase, which translates to MVTTLPYGSWPSPITAELLATGGTRLSAPRLVGDQVWWTEGIATEGGRQAVVRTGGPVAVPGTIGGDEAAEHAPAAPITVLPAPFNARSRVHEYGGASWTVVPADAAPSPSADQDRRPPLVVFVNFADQRVHSLREGEQPRPLTPVGPEVDTAHGPSLRWADPTPITLADGTTEVWWVCEDHTGGEHGPRLDEDGAPHIERYIAAVPLDGSAAEDPSALRRVTPAARFVAHPRVSPDGTRVAWLSWEHPQMPWDGTELHVAPLLAGSAGEGDIVAGDTATSVMQPEWLDDHRLMFLSDTSGWWNPWVFSADDGVRQVLELDQEFAGPLWSLGTTWYQVLGPDLALVQYGRAATDLGLLRIRDGHLTELECPLTHLIAAELREDGLLLLAGSSPTRFGAIHAARLTLPAGGRDTAGSGPALSPLTLLRSSRDDAPDPSVLPRGESIEVPLPGGGVAHAIVHRPHQDGLAGREGELPPFIARVHGGPTAHVPPVLSLPTAYYTSRGLGVVDVNYGGSTGYGRAYRDRLRGQWGVVDVTDTVAVMDHLVREGIADGARLAIEGGSAGGWTTLACLTRTDAFAAGASSFGVAELEAFRLDTHDFESRYIDGLVGPYPERRDLYVERAPLNHVDELAVPVLLLQGDEDRIVPPSQSELFRDALAAKGIPHAYLLFEGEQHGFRRAESIIRATEATLSFYGQVLGFSPPCVPVLELERD; encoded by the coding sequence ATGGTGACGACACTGCCGTACGGCTCCTGGCCCTCGCCCATCACTGCCGAGCTGCTCGCCACGGGCGGCACCCGGCTCAGCGCCCCGCGCCTGGTCGGCGATCAGGTGTGGTGGACCGAGGGCATCGCGACGGAGGGCGGTCGGCAGGCGGTCGTGCGCACCGGGGGGCCGGTGGCGGTTCCCGGGACGATCGGTGGTGACGAGGCGGCCGAGCACGCCCCGGCTGCCCCGATCACCGTGCTGCCCGCACCCTTCAACGCCCGGTCGCGCGTGCACGAGTACGGCGGCGCGAGCTGGACCGTGGTGCCGGCCGATGCGGCCCCCTCCCCGTCGGCCGACCAGGATCGGCGCCCTCCGCTCGTGGTCTTCGTGAACTTCGCCGACCAGCGGGTCCACTCCCTGCGCGAGGGCGAGCAGCCGCGCCCGCTCACACCGGTCGGCCCCGAGGTCGACACCGCCCACGGCCCCTCGCTGCGCTGGGCCGATCCCACCCCGATCACCCTCGCCGACGGCACGACCGAGGTCTGGTGGGTCTGCGAGGACCACACCGGCGGCGAGCACGGCCCGCGCCTCGACGAGGACGGCGCCCCGCACATCGAGCGATACATCGCGGCCGTGCCGCTGGACGGCTCGGCGGCCGAGGACCCGTCGGCCCTGCGCCGCGTCACCCCCGCCGCCCGCTTCGTCGCCCACCCGCGCGTGAGCCCCGATGGCACCCGCGTGGCCTGGCTGAGCTGGGAGCATCCGCAGATGCCGTGGGACGGCACGGAGCTCCACGTCGCCCCGCTGCTCGCGGGCAGCGCAGGAGAGGGCGACATCGTCGCCGGGGACACCGCGACCTCCGTGATGCAGCCCGAATGGCTCGACGACCATCGCCTGATGTTCCTCTCGGACACCTCCGGCTGGTGGAACCCCTGGGTGTTCTCGGCCGACGACGGGGTCCGCCAGGTGCTCGAGCTCGACCAGGAGTTCGCCGGCCCGCTGTGGTCTCTCGGGACCACCTGGTACCAGGTGCTCGGCCCCGACCTGGCCCTGGTCCAGTACGGCCGCGCCGCGACCGACCTCGGCCTGCTGCGGATCCGCGACGGGCACCTGACGGAGCTCGAGTGCCCGCTCACGCACCTCATCGCCGCCGAGCTGCGCGAGGACGGGCTGCTGCTGCTCGCCGGCTCCTCCCCCACGCGCTTCGGAGCGATCCACGCCGCGCGCCTGACGCTGCCTGCCGGGGGCAGGGACACCGCCGGCTCCGGCCCCGCCCTGTCCCCGCTCACCCTCCTGCGTTCCTCGCGCGATGACGCGCCGGACCCCTCGGTGCTGCCCCGCGGGGAGAGCATCGAGGTGCCGCTGCCGGGCGGCGGCGTCGCCCACGCGATCGTCCACCGGCCCCACCAGGACGGACTGGCCGGCCGCGAGGGCGAGCTGCCGCCCTTCATCGCCCGCGTCCACGGCGGCCCCACCGCCCACGTCCCGCCGGTGCTGTCTCTGCCCACCGCGTACTACACGTCCCGCGGGCTCGGCGTCGTCGACGTCAACTACGGCGGATCGACCGGCTACGGCCGCGCCTACCGCGACCGGCTGCGCGGCCAGTGGGGCGTGGTCGACGTGACCGATACCGTCGCCGTGATGGACCACCTCGTGCGGGAGGGGATCGCCGACGGGGCGCGGCTGGCGATCGAGGGCGGCAGCGCCGGTGGGTGGACCACGCTGGCCTGCCTGACCCGCACCGACGCCTTCGCCGCGGGCGCCTCGAGCTTCGGGGTCGCCGAGCTCGAGGCATTCCGCCTGGACACCCACGACTTCGAGTCCCGCTACATCGACGGCCTCGTCGGCCCCTATCCCGAACGACGCGACCTGTACGTCGAGCGGGCCCCTCTCAACCACGTCGACGAGCTCGCGGTGCCGGTGCTGCTGCTGCAGGGGGACGAGGACCGGATCGTCCCGCCCAGCCAGTCCGAGCTGTTCCGCGACGCCCTCGCCGCCAAGGGCATCCCGCACGCCTACCTCCTGTTCGAGGGGGAGCAGCACGGGTTCCGGCGGGCCGAGTCGATCATCCGCGCCACCGAGGCGACGCTGTCGTTCTACGGCCAGGTGCTGGGCTTCAGCCCTCCGTGCGTCCCGGTGCTCGAGCTGGAACGGGACTGA